The following is a genomic window from Veillonellales bacterium.
GCTATGGAACTGACCGACTGATCGCCGCAGTCCAGGAAAAAAACGGCCAGGTCCCGCTCCGGGTCGTTCCGGTGAAGCTGATTGCATCCATACTGACCATAACAGCCGGCGGATCGGCTGGTAAAATCGGGCCGTGCGGCCAAATCGGTGCCGGGCTTGCCTCTTCAATCGCCAATAATCTGAAAATTGATACCATAGATAAAAAGAAACTGGTTGTCTGCGGCATCAGTGCCGGATTCGCCGCCGTCCTAGGCACTCCCGTCGGCGGTGCCCTGTTTGGCGCTGAAGTACTATTTTTAGGCAGGCTGTTATACGAGGTCCTCTTTCCGGCTTTTATTGCCGGCCTTACAGCTTATCAAATCGCCAACCTTTGCGGCATCCCCTACTTTTATCAAAAAATAGAAACCGCCGCCGCTCTTTCCGGCTGGAATGTACTGCAATGTATTCTGCTGGGCATACTCTGCGGCCTGACTGCGCTATTTTTCATCGAGTCCCTGGAATTTGTTAAAAACCGGTTTGCCGACAGAAAAAGCAGTCTGCTGCAGCCTATATCCGGCGGACTGCTGCTAATCTTATTAGGCTGGTTTGTTTCACCGGACTATCTCGGCTTAAGCATGAATACTATACAACAGTCGCTCCAGGGGCTGATTCTGGCTCCCTATGCTTTTCTCGCCAAAATCATAGCCACTTCCATTACTTTTGCCGCCGGCGGCAGCGGCGGCATCATCCTGCCCACTCTGTTTATCGGCTCGGCAGCGGGAAATCTCTTCGCCCAAATTCTGGGTGGAAACCATTTGGCCTTCTTTGCGGCCATCGGCATGGTTGCCCTCCTTGCCGCCGCCACCAATACCCCTATCGCTTCCACGGTGATTGCCATGGAACTGTTCGGCCCGGCAATAGCCCCCTATGCCGCCGTTGCCTGTGCCGTCAGCTATCTGGCCATCGGCCACAACAGCATCTTCCCCACCCAGGTGCTGGCAACCAGAAAAAGCGCCTCCCTGGAGATCGCCACGGGCAAGCCGATTCAGGCTATCCATGATGTTGTGATCCACCCTCACGGAAGCTTTTGGAAAATATTATTTTATCGCCTCCATCTTATCAAACATCCTTCCCCCCCAAAAGATAACCGCTGACCCCTTTAACTTGCGAAAACGAGGCTGTGTTTTTTGCGTAAAATCCCCTCCCGCCTTTACTGTCGTTAGCAAGCATGAAAGGCCCGTGCTCCTGAGATTGTTTCGCCGTACCGTCTCGCAATGACAGAGCATTTTATTTTTGTGTCTGTCTCTGTCCTTAGCCGCAGCTGTCGTCCTTATTTTACGTCAGGTGCTTTGAAAAGTGGAATAAAAAGGCGAAAGCAGGACAAACTATGTCCGAAATCGAAGGGGGTGAAATCATGGCATTACAAAATGTTAAGTGTAAAGTATCCAGCTGTAAATTCTGGCAGCAAGGCGAACGCTGCGACGCCTCGGCGATTGAGGTTAGTACTGACGGCGACGGAAATAGCGCTTACACGAGTGATCAAACGAACTGCCACACTTTTACATCGAAAAATAAATAAGCGTAAACAGCCTGCAACCGGCAGTTCAGTTTCGCCGGTTGCAGGCTGTTTTTATAGCGACGCTATGGGCAGATTTTCTCTATATTATTGATAGGAGCTTCCTTCTCTGTGTAACTAAGTTCTCTTAAGCTTCGCTAAAAGGAAATACTAACGGCGATGACGAATTAATTACTATTCAAAACTATCAAGGTGGTGACAGAGTGACAAAAAAAAGAAATGCGCTGAAACGCTCAATCAAAAACTTCTTATTTCTCTTTCTCGGCTCTATTCTTGATGCTGCCGGTTTGGAGTTTTTCCTGGTTCCCAATCAGATCATCGATGGCGGAGTGGTGGGGATTTCCATCATGGCCAGTTATTTAAGTGGATTACCCCTTAGCCTGTTTCTGATTCTGCTCAATATTCCTTTTCTCTATTTAGGCTATCTGCATATTGGAAAGTCATTTACTATATCCACTATATTTTCGGTACTATCTCTCTCCTATTGGGTATCCGTATTTCATCCTATCCCGGAACTTACCCATGACTTGTTTTTAGCCGCAGTTTTTGGCGGCATTGCCGTAGGTATCGGTGTAGGGATGATTATCCGCTATGGCGGTTCCCTGGATGGAACCGAAATTGTAGCCATCATTCTTGACAAAAAAAGCGGCTTTTCCATTGGGGAATTTGTCATGTTTTTTAATTTGTTTATTCTGGGCAGCGCCGGGCTGGTGTTTTCCTGGGACAAGGCCATGTATTCCTTAGTTGCTTACTTTGTCGCCTTCAAGCTCATCGATATCACCGTCGAAGGCTTGGACGAATCCAAGGGAATTATGATTGTAACAGAGTGCCCGGATGAAATCGCCGATGCCCTTATGGCCCGACTTGGCCGGGGCGTCACTATTCTTTACGGAGAAGGCGCCTATAGCGGTGAAAGAAAAAAAGTCCTGTATTCGGTGATCACCCGGTTGGAAATCGCCAAGCTGAAGGCCATTGTTGATGAAAAAGATGAAAATGCCTTTGTAACCATTCACGATGTTCATGATGTTGTCGGCGGCCTGGTTAAGAAAAAGGCGATTCATTAACCCAGAGTATTGATTTTAGCAAAAGATGGCGCTATTATTATACTAGTGGTTAGCACTCAGTGGCATTGAGTGCTAACAAAAAAAGAATCCCTGACTAAACTTATGTTACAGAAAGGAAGATTTATCTATGACCCAAGAAGCAGCCGGTAAGAAAACTCTGGAATTCCAAGCAGAAACTAAACAACTGCTGGATTTAATGATTCATTCCATTTACACTAACCGGGAAATTTTTTTGCGGGAGCTCATTTCCAACGCCTCCGACGCCATCGACAAAATCCGCTTTGAATCCCTGACCAATCAGGAGTTGCTGGAAGGAGATTCCGACTTCGAAATCTTTATTGTTCCCGACGAAGCTACTCACACCCTGACCATTTCCGACAACGGCATCGGCATGACCGAACCCGAAGTCATTGAAAATATCGGCACCATTGCAAAATCAGGCACGAAAGCTTTTCTGGAAAAACTGAAAGAGAAAGAATCCACCCCGGATACCAACCTGATCGGCCAGTTTGGCGTAGGTTTTTATTCGGCCTTTATGGTGGCCGAAAAAGTCACTCTTCTTACCCGGGCACCCGGCCAGGCCAAAGGAATCAAGTGGGAATCCACCGGCGATGGAACCTATACCATGGAAGAGGTGGATAAGGCAAAGCGCGGCACTTCCATTATCATTACCCTCAGTGAAGAATTCCGTACTTCCGACCACCCGGAAGAGAATTTTCTCAATCGCCAGACTATCGAAAATACTGTCAAAAAATACTCCGATTACATTCGTTACCCTATCAAGATGAACTTTATCCAAGAAGAAAAACCGAAAGATGCTGACGGCAAAACACTCGAAGACGCGCCGGCAACCCAAACGGTTGAACTCCGCACCTTAAACTCAATGCTTCCCCTATGGACGCGAAACAAGCAGGAAATCAAAAAAGAAGAGTACCATCTTTTCTACAAAAACCTGTTCCATGACTGGGAAGATCCGCTGGAGATCATCCACTCCAAGGCCGAAGGCACGGTGGAATATACGGCTTTGCTGTTTATCCCCTCCCATGCGCCCTTTGATTTTTATGATCCGAAATTCTCCTCTGGCATTCAGCTCTACTCGAAGCATGTCTTTATCATGGACAAATGCCAGGACCTTCTCCCCGAATATCTGCGCTTCGTCCAGGGCTTAGTAGATTCTCCCGATTTCTCCCTCAACATATCCCGGGAGCTTCTGCAGCATAGCCGGCAATTGAAACTCATCGGCAAGAACCTGGAAAAAAGCGTACTGAAAACCCTGGGGAATTTACTGGCCAACGACCGGCCCAACTATGAAAAATTCTGGCAGGAATTTGGCCGAGCCCTTAAAATCGGTGTATATACCGACTTTGCCAGCCGGGATAAGCTGAAGGATTTACTGCTCTTCGCCTCCTCTCATTCCAACGATGGGCTGACCACCCTTGACGACTATGTCAAGCGAATGAAGGAAAATCAAAAAGTCATCTATTACGCTACCGGCAAAGACCGTGCTTCGGTGGAACGGCTGCCGCAAATGGAGCTTTTACGGGAAAAGGACATTGAAGTTCTCTATTTGTTCGACCGCGTAGACGAATTCGTTATCGACGCCCTCATGGAATATAACGAGAAAAAATTTCATTCCGTCAGCCGCGGTGAATTAAACCTGGATGATATTGATTCGCCGGAGGCTAAAAAAGAAGCCGAGGCACTGGACAAGGAAAACGATTCTCTCCTCCAGGCTATCAAAGAACAGCTCAAAGAAAAAGTAACCGATGTTAAAATCAGCCACCGGTTAAAATCCAGCGCTGTCTGCCTTGTGAGCGGCGACAACGGCATCAGCCTGTCCATGGAGCAAATCCTGGCGGATATGGACAACAAGGCCTTCAAAGCAAGCCGTAT
Proteins encoded in this region:
- a CDS encoding chloride channel protein, whose product is MTKKWLEQTTLLISITKWTLYASILGAIVGGCTVLFLTLLNNAITMLQALPYPFLLAPAALVASKLLIDKLAPEAAGYGTDRLIAAVQEKNGQVPLRVVPVKLIASILTITAGGSAGKIGPCGQIGAGLASSIANNLKIDTIDKKKLVVCGISAGFAAVLGTPVGGALFGAEVLFLGRLLYEVLFPAFIAGLTAYQIANLCGIPYFYQKIETAAALSGWNVLQCILLGILCGLTALFFIESLEFVKNRFADRKSSLLQPISGGLLLILLGWFVSPDYLGLSMNTIQQSLQGLILAPYAFLAKIIATSITFAAGGSGGIILPTLFIGSAAGNLFAQILGGNHLAFFAAIGMVALLAAATNTPIASTVIAMELFGPAIAPYAAVACAVSYLAIGHNSIFPTQVLATRKSASLEIATGKPIQAIHDVVIHPHGSFWKILFYRLHLIKHPSPPKDNR
- a CDS encoding DUF1540 domain-containing protein; its protein translation is MSEIEGGEIMALQNVKCKVSSCKFWQQGERCDASAIEVSTDGDGNSAYTSDQTNCHTFTSKNK
- a CDS encoding YitT family protein, yielding MTKKRNALKRSIKNFLFLFLGSILDAAGLEFFLVPNQIIDGGVVGISIMASYLSGLPLSLFLILLNIPFLYLGYLHIGKSFTISTIFSVLSLSYWVSVFHPIPELTHDLFLAAVFGGIAVGIGVGMIIRYGGSLDGTEIVAIILDKKSGFSIGEFVMFFNLFILGSAGLVFSWDKAMYSLVAYFVAFKLIDITVEGLDESKGIMIVTECPDEIADALMARLGRGVTILYGEGAYSGERKKVLYSVITRLEIAKLKAIVDEKDENAFVTIHDVHDVVGGLVKKKAIH
- the htpG gene encoding molecular chaperone HtpG; protein product: MTQEAAGKKTLEFQAETKQLLDLMIHSIYTNREIFLRELISNASDAIDKIRFESLTNQELLEGDSDFEIFIVPDEATHTLTISDNGIGMTEPEVIENIGTIAKSGTKAFLEKLKEKESTPDTNLIGQFGVGFYSAFMVAEKVTLLTRAPGQAKGIKWESTGDGTYTMEEVDKAKRGTSIIITLSEEFRTSDHPEENFLNRQTIENTVKKYSDYIRYPIKMNFIQEEKPKDADGKTLEDAPATQTVELRTLNSMLPLWTRNKQEIKKEEYHLFYKNLFHDWEDPLEIIHSKAEGTVEYTALLFIPSHAPFDFYDPKFSSGIQLYSKHVFIMDKCQDLLPEYLRFVQGLVDSPDFSLNISRELLQHSRQLKLIGKNLEKSVLKTLGNLLANDRPNYEKFWQEFGRALKIGVYTDFASRDKLKDLLLFASSHSNDGLTTLDDYVKRMKENQKVIYYATGKDRASVERLPQMELLREKDIEVLYLFDRVDEFVIDALMEYNEKKFHSVSRGELNLDDIDSPEAKKEAEALDKENDSLLQAIKEQLKEKVTDVKISHRLKSSAVCLVSGDNGISLSMEQILADMDNKAFKASRILELNPHHDVFAALKQLHETSPDSASFHDYCELLYVQALLIEGLLPDDPSGFANKVADLMAHKS